One genomic window of Terriglobales bacterium includes the following:
- a CDS encoding SDR family oxidoreductase produces the protein MAIVAASSQGLGKATAEGLAAEGCKLAMCSRTQSSIDAAAAQISKKHKVETFAQALDVADPEAVRAFVAKVAERFGRIDICVTNAGGPPAKGFLATTLEEWRRATELNFLSAVYFAHQVIPHMQRNQWGRFITITSVTVKQPVPDLVLSNAVRAAVVGLMKSLSNEFGKDGILVNNVSPGYMATDRLKQLATTRAKATGKNEKEIFESWAVDSAVKRVGDPREFADTIVWLASERASYVTGQTILVDGGAYKGL, from the coding sequence GTGGCAATCGTAGCCGCGTCGAGCCAGGGGTTGGGAAAAGCCACCGCCGAGGGATTGGCTGCGGAAGGCTGCAAGCTGGCGATGTGCTCGCGCACGCAATCCAGCATCGACGCCGCGGCTGCACAGATTTCCAAGAAGCATAAAGTGGAGACCTTCGCCCAGGCGCTGGATGTCGCCGATCCGGAAGCGGTGCGAGCCTTCGTTGCCAAAGTGGCAGAGCGTTTCGGTCGAATTGATATCTGTGTCACCAATGCCGGTGGTCCACCCGCCAAAGGCTTCCTGGCCACCACCCTCGAAGAATGGCGCCGAGCTACAGAGCTCAATTTCCTGAGCGCGGTTTATTTCGCGCACCAGGTGATCCCGCACATGCAGCGCAACCAGTGGGGCCGCTTCATCACCATCACCTCGGTCACGGTGAAACAGCCGGTTCCGGATCTTGTCCTTTCCAATGCTGTCCGTGCCGCAGTGGTTGGGTTGATGAAAAGCTTGTCCAACGAATTCGGTAAAGACGGCATTCTGGTCAACAATGTGAGCCCAGGCTACATGGCCACTGACCGGCTAAAGCAACTCGCTACAACCCGGGCAAAGGCCACCGGAAAGAACGAAAAGGAAATATTCGAAAGTTGGGCAGTTGACAGCGCGGTGAAGCGCGTCGGCGACCCTCGCGAATTTGCCGACACGATCGTGTGGCTGGCTTCTGAGCGGGCTTCGTATGTTACCGGCCAGACAATTCTTGTGGATGGCGGCGCCTACAAAGGACTTTAA
- a CDS encoding branched-chain amino acid transaminase, translating to MPPLSRYAWMNGALVDSKDAKVPLINAGLHYGIAVFEGIRSYATQNGPAIFRLDEHVDRLLDSANVIGFHNLPVTREGVVDAIKRTLAANGFGDAYIRPIIHLDGAMNLVIESGTLEFAVAVWEWKEFFGKEAKQRGIRANIASFTRHHPNIAMTKAKIAGNYVNSVLAKSESQRLGFDEAIMLDPTGYVAECTGENLFVVRRGTIFTPSTAAILEGITRDALITLARDLGHTVVEEPISRDQLYIADEVFVCGTAAEVIALREIDGRKIGSGKAGPITLALQDEFEALTRGRHRRSTEWLTPVEVGQGRTASKVV from the coding sequence ATGCCTCCGCTTTCCCGTTATGCATGGATGAATGGCGCCTTGGTCGATTCCAAGGACGCAAAGGTCCCCCTGATTAATGCCGGCCTGCACTACGGCATCGCCGTCTTCGAGGGCATCCGTTCGTATGCCACTCAGAATGGCCCTGCGATTTTCCGTCTGGATGAACATGTGGACCGCCTGCTCGATTCGGCAAACGTCATTGGCTTTCATAATCTTCCGGTCACGCGCGAGGGCGTGGTTGATGCCATTAAGAGGACACTGGCCGCCAATGGCTTCGGCGACGCTTATATACGACCGATCATTCACCTCGACGGCGCCATGAACCTGGTGATCGAGTCGGGAACGCTGGAATTCGCGGTTGCGGTTTGGGAGTGGAAGGAATTCTTCGGTAAGGAGGCCAAGCAGCGCGGCATTCGCGCCAACATCGCCTCGTTTACGCGGCACCACCCAAACATCGCGATGACCAAAGCGAAGATCGCCGGCAACTACGTGAACTCGGTGCTGGCAAAAAGCGAATCACAGCGGCTGGGCTTTGACGAAGCCATCATGCTGGACCCAACAGGGTATGTGGCCGAGTGCACGGGCGAGAACTTGTTTGTGGTTCGACGCGGCACCATCTTCACTCCATCCACGGCGGCCATCCTGGAAGGCATTACTCGCGACGCTCTCATCACTTTAGCGCGCGATCTGGGGCACACCGTAGTTGAGGAGCCGATCTCCCGCGACCAGCTTTATATAGCTGATGAGGTATTCGTTTGCGGAACTGCTGCCGAAGTGATCGCGCTGCGCGAAATTGATGGCCGCAAAATCGGCTCCGGGAAGGCTGGTCCGATAACGCTTGCGCTGCAGGATGAATTTGAGGCGCTTACGCGGGGACGACACCGGCGTTCGACTGAATGGCTGACTCCGGTGGAAGTCGGGCAGGGCCGAACTGCGTCAAAAGTGGTTTGA
- a CDS encoding aminotransferase class I/II-fold pyridoxal phosphate-dependent enzyme, which produces MSRKKYRIETVAVRGESLPEHKSGPINTPIYQSSTFQVADNDEQTAAIAGDRFYTRYGNPTHTVVEEAIASLEGADAALLFASGMAAITTSVLALIRKGDHIVAQADLYGGALKFFSQWLPKLGIETSFVETTQVEEFERVIRPNTRLMYLESPTNPTLKLLDLERAVGIAKKHNLVTLIDNTFATPINQRPAEFGVDVVLHSATKYLGGHGDLICGVAAGRRDLIHEIHGTRTELGGVMDPHAAFLLLRGIKTLAVRVERQNENALRVAQFLANNPRVKRVHYPFLSTHPQHALAAKQMNGGGGLLSFEVDGSGEDTRKFVESLNLFALAPSLGGVDSLVTIPVLTSHAMVLPEERKKMGISDQLVRLAIGIESADDLIADLDQAFAAITARQHAHVG; this is translated from the coding sequence ATGTCACGCAAAAAATATCGGATTGAGACCGTTGCAGTGCGCGGTGAATCCTTGCCGGAACATAAGAGCGGCCCCATCAACACACCGATTTATCAGAGCTCGACATTCCAGGTGGCCGACAACGACGAGCAGACCGCGGCCATCGCTGGCGACCGGTTTTATACCCGATATGGCAATCCCACCCATACCGTGGTCGAAGAAGCCATTGCGAGCCTGGAAGGCGCCGATGCTGCATTGCTATTCGCTTCCGGAATGGCAGCCATTACCACTTCAGTGTTGGCGTTGATTCGTAAAGGCGATCACATTGTTGCGCAAGCCGATCTTTATGGCGGCGCCCTCAAATTTTTTAGCCAGTGGTTGCCGAAGTTGGGAATCGAAACCTCGTTTGTTGAAACCACGCAGGTCGAAGAATTCGAACGCGTGATCCGGCCCAACACACGATTGATGTATCTGGAGTCACCCACTAACCCAACCCTCAAGCTCCTGGACCTGGAACGCGCGGTGGGAATCGCAAAAAAGCACAACTTGGTCACGCTGATTGATAATACTTTTGCCACGCCCATCAATCAGCGGCCCGCAGAGTTTGGGGTGGATGTTGTGCTGCATTCGGCAACCAAGTATCTAGGTGGCCATGGCGACCTGATCTGTGGCGTCGCCGCTGGACGGCGCGACTTGATTCACGAAATTCATGGCACCCGCACCGAACTGGGCGGGGTGATGGACCCGCACGCGGCATTTCTTCTCCTGCGCGGGATTAAGACCTTGGCAGTTCGGGTGGAGCGGCAGAATGAAAACGCGCTTCGCGTGGCCCAATTTCTGGCAAACAATCCGCGGGTAAAGCGCGTGCACTACCCTTTCCTGAGCACTCATCCTCAGCATGCGCTCGCTGCCAAGCAGATGAATGGCGGCGGTGGCCTGCTCAGCTTTGAGGTTGATGGCAGCGGCGAAGATACTCGGAAGTTTGTAGAGTCACTCAATCTTTTCGCTTTGGCGCCCAGTCTCGGTGGGGTGGACTCGCTGGTTACCATCCCCGTGCTCACATCTCATGCCATGGTCCTGCCGGAGGAAAGAAAGAAGATGGGGATCAGCGATCAATTGGTGCGTCTGGCGATCGGAATTGAGAGCGCGGATGACCTGATCGCGGATCTCGACCAGGCATTCGCTGCCATCACCGCTCGGCAGCACGCCCACGTAGGGTAG